Proteins encoded in a region of the Metamycoplasma alkalescens genome:
- a CDS encoding transketolase: MFKKKQINNIAIDNIKINSLAQIANMKTTNIPINISAAKIFHTLFAFHYKFDLKNPDWIARDRFILSDANANPTYYSTLYLLGLISKNDLENINKPTSNYQNFLAKNNKFGIEISSTKPGYGVAQAVGIAVAEANLSNKFKEVSHFTYAFVSRKDLETGIAQEALKYAGLISLNKLIVLYDSNSFLSNFNVKKTMINNKKTYESYGFKYLKINDANYKSISKAITKAKKSNKPTIIEIKTSLQEMKIINFEGYYSRSSSLSFEQIDEFKDLTNFKKSDLFDCYIDVVNEYKKVFAKNNELFIKWTPSDKLMHFLNENIKENVNDNYLMNKNDLAAKLITIMNNVFDKYKNTIAISSLFDLLTKIKNAGGVHDFNNPEGRKLFLEMKKSAMGLIACGIFYHSNFKPIIFDSLSDASLFIPGLKQAAANNLKMLFIFNNDLNSLKNSNISYQEEEQVAILNQIEGLKILYPADANELAGAIEYYFNKATSPVVIIAKFNSSWNSENTSKANFILGAYYVLKNPSQYTLLAKGNDLQLAYKIAVKDQLNLISISNEDNLDKLNYNKNCAITFTKDIKNGWLKYAKMNLNLNNTNNKVKSDFNLIEKAIKKIIDK, translated from the coding sequence ATGTTTAAAAAAAAACAGATAAATAACATTGCAATTGATAACATTAAAATTAATTCTTTAGCGCAAATTGCAAATATGAAAACAACAAATATTCCAATTAATATTAGTGCAGCAAAAATTTTTCATACCCTTTTTGCTTTCCATTATAAATTTGATTTAAAAAACCCCGATTGAATTGCAAGAGATCGGTTCATTCTTAGTGATGCCAATGCTAATCCAACATATTATTCAACATTATATTTGTTAGGATTAATTTCCAAAAATGATTTGGAAAATATCAATAAACCAACTTCGAATTATCAAAATTTTCTTGCAAAAAATAACAAATTCGGGATTGAAATATCTTCAACCAAACCAGGTTATGGTGTTGCTCAAGCAGTTGGAATTGCTGTTGCTGAGGCTAATTTATCAAATAAATTTAAAGAAGTAAGTCATTTTACTTATGCTTTTGTTTCAAGAAAAGATTTGGAAACTGGCATTGCCCAAGAGGCGCTAAAATATGCTGGATTAATTAGTTTAAATAAGTTGATTGTCTTGTATGATTCGAATTCTTTTTTAAGCAATTTTAATGTTAAAAAGACAATGATAAACAATAAAAAAACATATGAATCATATGGGTTTAAATATTTAAAAATCAATGATGCAAATTATAAATCAATCTCAAAAGCAATCACAAAAGCTAAAAAAAGCAATAAACCAACAATCATTGAAATTAAAACTTCATTACAAGAAATGAAAATCATTAATTTTGAAGGATATTATTCAAGATCTTCAAGTTTAAGTTTTGAACAAATTGATGAATTTAAAGATTTAACAAATTTCAAAAAAAGTGATTTGTTTGATTGCTATATTGATGTTGTCAATGAATATAAAAAAGTTTTTGCAAAAAATAATGAATTATTTATAAAATGAACGCCTTCAGATAAGCTAATGCATTTTTTAAATGAAAATATTAAAGAAAATGTTAATGATAATTATTTGATGAATAAAAATGATTTAGCTGCAAAATTAATCACAATCATGAACAATGTTTTTGATAAATATAAAAACACGATTGCAATTTCTTCTTTATTTGATTTATTAACAAAAATAAAAAATGCAGGTGGTGTGCATGATTTCAATAATCCTGAAGGAAGAAAATTATTTTTAGAAATGAAAAAATCAGCAATGGGGTTAATTGCTTGTGGGATTTTTTATCATTCGAATTTTAAACCAATTATTTTTGATTCATTATCGGATGCAAGTTTATTTATTCCTGGGCTAAAACAAGCAGCAGCAAATAATTTAAAAATGCTTTTTATTTTTAATAATGATTTAAATTCACTTAAAAATTCAAATATTTCATATCAAGAAGAAGAACAAGTTGCAATTTTAAACCAAATTGAAGGACTAAAAATTCTTTATCCAGCTGATGCAAATGAATTAGCTGGCGCAATCGAATATTATTTTAATAAAGCTACTTCCCCAGTTGTAATCATTGCGAAATTTAATAGTAGTTGAAACTCTGAAAATACATCGAAAGCAAATTTTATTTTGGGTGCATATTATGTTTTAAAAAATCCTTCGCAATATACATTACTAGCAAAAGGAAATGATTTACAATTAGCTTATAAAATTGCAGTTAAAGATCAATTAAATTTAATTTCAATTTCCAATGAAGATAATTTGGATAAACTAAATTACAATAAAAATTGCGCAATTACTTTTACAAAAGATATCAAAAATGGCTGATTAAAATATGCGAAGATGAATTTAAATCTTAACAATACAAATAATAAAGTTAAATCTGATTTTAATTTGATTGAAAAAGCAATCAAAAAAATCATTGATAAATAA
- a CDS encoding MMB_0454 family protein, with protein MNDFISVDTKMNFDFKVEIETIHQAIDDFFATQDAIILTIKPKIIINKNNLEISISYKLKKDAILSFETKKMIFMLEQRIYSLINTKPSNIKLIFEGIENV; from the coding sequence ATGAATGATTTTATATCAGTAGATACAAAAATGAATTTTGATTTCAAGGTTGAAATTGAAACGATACATCAAGCAATTGATGATTTTTTTGCAACCCAAGATGCAATTATTTTAACAATCAAACCAAAAATAATCATTAACAAAAATAATCTTGAAATTTCTATTTCATATAAATTGAAAAAAGATGCAATTTTGTCTTTTGAAACAAAAAAAATGATCTTTATGTTAGAACAAAGAATATATTCATTAATTAATACAAAACCAAGCAATATAAAACTAATTTTTGAAGGTATTGAAAATGTTTAA
- the efp gene encoding elongation factor P, with protein MINVNDLKPGVTFKLDGNIYVVLEFQHSKQGRGQANVKVKAKDLRSGSTTIKSFTGGEKVEKAMIDKVSMDYLYNSGDSIVLMDQDTFEQIEIPVADVEWELNFLREGMRVIIRKFEEEVLDIELPANVALKVTEAPDAVKGNTATAAQKKVTLETNFVIETPLFIKEGEVILVSTETGKYVGRA; from the coding sequence ATGATTAATGTTAATGATTTAAAACCAGGAGTAACTTTTAAATTAGATGGAAATATTTATGTTGTCTTGGAATTTCAACATTCAAAACAAGGTCGAGGTCAAGCAAATGTTAAAGTTAAAGCAAAAGATTTAAGATCTGGTTCAACAACAATTAAGTCTTTTACTGGTGGTGAAAAAGTTGAAAAAGCAATGATTGATAAAGTCTCAATGGATTATTTATATAATTCAGGAGATAGCATTGTTTTAATGGATCAAGATACATTTGAACAAATTGAAATTCCAGTTGCAGATGTTGAGTGAGAATTAAACTTTTTAAGAGAAGGAATGCGTGTAATTATTCGCAAATTTGAAGAAGAAGTTTTAGATATTGAATTACCAGCTAATGTTGCTTTAAAAGTTACTGAAGCACCTGATGCAGTAAAAGGCAATACAGCCACAGCAGCACAAAAAAAAGTTACATTGGAAACTAATTTTGTGATTGAAACACCGCTATTCATTAAAGAAGGCGAAGTTATTTTGGTTTCAACAGAAACTGGGAAATATGTAGGAAGAGCATAG
- the nadE gene encoding NAD(+) synthase — protein MEKWPYINLSELEIKKYQKLIDKLKKWIEKKVLDANAKGIVLGISGGIDSATLAMICKDIFQKNAHFYYLKTKKDLENEKDIKKLNAVLDNSIKTINLKKQFNSLSKKFSLKNNWIKANTKSRFFMNVLYTKAQQNDCLVLGTDNYNEYFLGYFTKWGDGGCDLLPFANLLKSDIYKIAAILKVPNSIIKKRPSANLLNNQYDEEELGFSYEEFEKYIKNPLDSNPFTAKKIKALHKKTAHKRNPIPKGPKL, from the coding sequence ATGGAAAAATGACCTTATATTAATTTAAGTGAACTTGAGATAAAAAAATATCAAAAACTTATTGATAAATTAAAAAAATGAATTGAAAAAAAAGTTCTTGATGCAAATGCAAAAGGAATTGTTTTAGGTATATCTGGTGGTATTGATAGTGCTACTTTAGCAATGATATGTAAAGATATTTTTCAAAAAAATGCACATTTTTATTATTTAAAAACAAAAAAAGATCTTGAAAATGAAAAAGATATAAAAAAATTGAACGCAGTTTTAGATAATTCAATCAAAACAATCAATCTAAAAAAACAATTCAATTCATTATCAAAAAAATTTTCTTTGAAAAATAATTGAATCAAGGCTAATACAAAATCAAGGTTTTTTATGAATGTCTTGTACACAAAAGCTCAACAAAATGATTGTTTAGTATTAGGAACTGATAACTATAATGAATATTTTTTAGGTTATTTTACTAAGTGAGGTGATGGTGGTTGTGATTTATTACCATTTGCTAATTTATTAAAAAGTGATATTTATAAAATTGCAGCAATTTTAAAAGTTCCAAATTCAATAATTAAAAAACGACCAAGTGCTAATTTGTTAAATAATCAATATGATGAAGAAGAATTAGGATTTAGTTATGAAGAATTTGAAAAATATATCAAAAATCCTTTAGATTCCAATCCATTCACTGCTAAAAAAATCAAAGCATTGCACAAAAAAACTGCGCATAAAAGAAATCCAATTCCAAAAGGACCAAAATTATAA
- a CDS encoding MHO_1580 family protein, protein MLLNNSYQIIQKQKKLEEYQEQVSVKARLVENKTFRSPEKFYPLGLRNKGDVVELSFVRNLENNTWIIEFITPRHTYDTPTQRILQLNGKDLLIEDVENLNNQKKRFRIKKFKDNSPIKFEDLKTFKILFGFRSLRDLLSKLSFILDFDLTKSNFDFKKINTKENKLKLKFIESINFIFQWDKKLQSDPFGSNTAYYNHLVYDIDFLDMKQNDFFYKAIEQNIELKTPNQHFIPKRNYVYDFFNKVYIKENDLEKTFNLKSKITNYTKFKHKIEYFIDKKNQWDDSKKEFIDSTKNDALGYHLPIRYNGDLNLKYQINQKIINDFLTINYWNNFPKKLFDFENGLIKLYCQVINIKEEDYDTQYEHWTKKIL, encoded by the coding sequence ATGCTATTAAATAATAGTTATCAAATTATTCAAAAACAAAAAAAATTAGAGGAATATCAAGAACAAGTTAGTGTTAAAGCTCGTTTGGTTGAAAACAAAACGTTTCGTAGTCCCGAAAAATTTTATCCACTTGGATTAAGAAACAAAGGTGATGTTGTTGAATTGAGTTTTGTTCGAAATTTAGAAAATAACACATGAATTATTGAGTTTATAACCCCAAGACACACCTATGATACACCAACACAAAGAATTCTTCAATTAAATGGTAAAGATTTATTGATTGAAGATGTTGAGAATTTAAATAATCAAAAAAAGCGTTTTAGAATCAAAAAATTTAAGGACAACAGTCCAATTAAATTTGAAGATTTAAAAACATTTAAAATTCTTTTTGGTTTTCGTTCATTGCGAGATTTATTAAGTAAATTAAGTTTTATTCTTGATTTTGATTTAACTAAGTCTAATTTTGATTTTAAAAAAATTAATACCAAGGAAAATAAATTGAAATTGAAGTTTATTGAATCAATTAATTTCATTTTTCAATGGGATAAAAAACTTCAAAGTGATCCATTTGGAAGTAATACAGCTTATTATAATCATTTGGTTTATGATATTGATTTTTTGGATATGAAACAAAATGATTTCTTTTATAAAGCAATTGAGCAAAATATTGAGTTAAAAACACCGAATCAACATTTTATTCCAAAAAGAAATTATGTCTATGACTTTTTTAATAAAGTTTATATTAAGGAAAATGATTTGGAAAAAACTTTCAATCTGAAATCAAAAATCACAAATTACACAAAATTTAAACACAAAATTGAATATTTTATTGATAAAAAAAATCAATGAGATGATTCAAAAAAAGAATTTATAGATTCAACTAAAAATGATGCATTAGGATATCATTTACCAATTCGATACAATGGTGATCTTAATTTAAAATATCAAATCAATCAAAAAATAATCAATGATTTTTTAACAATAAATTATTGAAATAATTTTCCAAAAAAATTATTTGATTTTGAAAATGGACTTATTAAATTATATTGTCAAGTAATTAATATTAAAGAAGAAGATTATGATACGCAATATGAACATTGAACTAAAAAAATATTATAA
- a CDS encoding inorganic diphosphatase: MKNILVNVEIPKDSNIKYEYDRKTGKIKIDRILREGFKYPANYGYISEALDWDGDELDVLIYSPEKFMPGSVVEVRIVGAMKMIDSGETDTKLIGVHADDYRLDHIKSLNDLDKMWLHSVELFFKNYKFFKGPNVTNVTGFEDIAWAQKEYEECVELMQKYGSLDKEEFIKEMKKIHPEKYL; the protein is encoded by the coding sequence ATGAAAAATATATTGGTTAATGTCGAAATTCCTAAAGATTCAAATATTAAATATGAATATGATCGTAAAACAGGAAAAATTAAGATTGATCGAATTCTTCGTGAAGGATTTAAATATCCAGCAAATTATGGTTATATTTCAGAAGCACTTGATTGAGATGGCGATGAATTGGATGTTTTAATTTATTCACCTGAAAAATTTATGCCAGGAAGTGTTGTTGAAGTAAGAATAGTTGGGGCAATGAAAATGATTGATTCAGGTGAAACTGATACAAAATTAATTGGAGTTCATGCAGATGATTATCGTTTAGATCATATTAAATCATTAAATGATTTGGATAAGATGTGACTTCATTCAGTTGAATTATTTTTTAAAAATTACAAATTCTTCAAAGGTCCAAATGTGACAAACGTAACTGGATTTGAAGATATTGCCTGAGCACAAAAAGAATATGAAGAATGTGTTGAATTAATGCAAAAATATGGATCTTTAGACAAAGAAGAATTTATTAAAGAAATGAAAAAAATTCATCCCGAAAAATATCTTTAG
- the ruvA gene encoding Holliday junction branch migration protein RuvA, with translation MTIYLYGKIVHVSTNYLILDHNGMGELIYVPQIDRFKVGDIKKIFISQIINEYNKVTYGFENFKEMVIFEDLITLQGLGPKTAISILNVGWENIINFIANSKKEELTKIPYVSSKIANAILLSFKDKYAKFLSKINAEELEKFNKVIKENSYLKEFEETMKMLGFKTSQIKLALDHIELTNNIEECVENAIRIISQKQNETRIQS, from the coding sequence ATGACAATTTATTTATATGGAAAAATTGTCCATGTAAGCACAAACTATCTAATTTTGGATCATAATGGAATGGGTGAATTAATTTATGTCCCACAAATTGATCGATTTAAAGTTGGTGATATTAAAAAAATTTTCATTTCGCAAATTATTAATGAATATAATAAAGTGACGTATGGATTTGAAAATTTTAAAGAAATGGTTATTTTTGAAGATTTAATTACCTTACAAGGATTAGGACCAAAAACAGCAATTTCAATTTTAAATGTTGGTTGAGAAAATATTATTAATTTTATTGCTAATTCTAAAAAAGAAGAGTTAACAAAGATTCCTTATGTTTCTTCAAAAATTGCCAATGCAATTTTATTATCTTTTAAAGATAAATATGCAAAATTTTTATCAAAAATTAATGCTGAAGAATTAGAAAAATTTAATAAAGTAATTAAAGAAAATTCATATCTAAAAGAATTTGAAGAAACAATGAAAATGTTAGGTTTTAAAACAAGTCAAATCAAATTAGCACTTGATCATATTGAATTAACAAATAATATTGAAGAATGTGTTGAAAATGCAATTCGAATAATTAGCCAAAAACAAAATGAAACAAGAATTCAGAGTTAA
- the ruvB gene encoding Holliday junction branch migration DNA helicase RuvB: protein MKQEFRVNNFDDFVGQNKITSTLKVMINSAIKQTKPIDHLLFYGPPGLGKTTLAQIVANEIKANIIYVQGPLIQKKSDILTLFSSLNENDIIFIDEIHGINKNVEELLYSAIEDYVIDLPVGVEGDMKIMRLNLKKFSLIGATTKFNLVSNPLKDRFGYIGKLLPYTIEEIQTIIINSAKRNNIKITNKAIEEISLNCRATPRIANNLLKRVYDFALFKNYKIIDENLVKEAFNYLDVYPGGLNLFQIEYLKILKNIFKNKSASLDTISSILKDDKITIINDLEPILLIKKFIEKTSRGRKITKEGLEYLVQINK, encoded by the coding sequence ATGAAACAAGAATTCAGAGTTAATAATTTTGATGATTTTGTTGGACAAAATAAAATTACTTCGACACTAAAAGTTATGATTAATTCCGCAATTAAACAAACCAAACCGATTGATCATCTTTTATTTTATGGACCTCCTGGATTAGGAAAAACAACACTTGCCCAAATTGTTGCAAATGAAATCAAGGCAAATATCATTTATGTTCAAGGACCATTAATTCAAAAAAAGAGTGATATCTTAACTTTGTTTTCATCACTAAATGAAAATGATATTATCTTTATTGATGAAATTCATGGAATTAATAAAAATGTTGAAGAATTACTTTATTCAGCAATTGAAGATTATGTCATAGATTTACCTGTCGGGGTTGAGGGTGATATGAAAATAATGCGTTTAAATCTAAAAAAATTTTCTTTAATTGGTGCAACAACAAAATTTAATTTAGTTTCAAATCCCTTAAAAGATCGATTTGGGTATATTGGAAAATTACTGCCTTATACTATTGAAGAAATTCAAACAATAATTATCAATTCAGCAAAAAGAAATAACATCAAAATCACAAATAAAGCAATTGAAGAAATATCTCTAAATTGCCGCGCAACTCCAAGAATAGCAAATAATTTATTAAAAAGAGTTTATGATTTTGCTTTATTTAAAAACTATAAAATAATTGATGAAAATTTAGTTAAAGAAGCTTTTAATTATTTAGATGTTTACCCTGGTGGACTAAATCTTTTTCAAATTGAATATCTTAAGATTCTTAAAAATATTTTTAAAAATAAGAGTGCTTCTTTGGACACAATAAGTTCAATTTTAAAAGATGACAAAATTACAATCATTAATGATTTAGAACCAATATTATTAATAAAAAAATTTATTGAAAAAACCTCCCGGGGACGCAAAATAACAAAAGAAGGTCTTGAATACTTAGTTCAAATAAATAAATAA
- the secDF gene encoding protein translocase subunit SecDF: MNKKNKVAPAIKWVFSIFILLFMILAIIFGSLFYLSPNLKKNNPVNDGHVNSRILLKIQKDNYQTSSKRELAPNKIADIVKDYLQEKDDKLTSNFDVNLVSNDQIEVKSLLATNEKKQEQLINTLVKKPYLTITDHTGTPLFYKGKFQGNLETVHGLDELIKEGSQNFNMDLDANPASDKIPEGYADRIQIKLNNHAWDQFTHLAFHYYIRSLQNQNQDFEDPQNKVYFWLNLDEFVQNAMQNDKENWDAAQKNPVNYAYVGHKPKEEIEKDKDGNVIKSLKPFLKNSINAQKYLISSASPISLISSKKRDSIFYLINNSPNGYSNKQLTSLINFSYTPFILEKEKAEFGNKNSIQFDSYILAITIIFIAMSAFLVIKHRLLGVISVVAMAFLLFVLLTIITAFGVIINSLIALTIIFILVVLFNLIAKKLQIFNKEIKEGSNTNKAINKATKKSLLTGLDILAVLGIGAIISFYLNINHSATIGAIIGISCLLIAIIIIGFNTLILRSTIQTEFFELKRYLLLKTSSKEMKWTNKINIFFKAKFFIIPLILILFAALITYSVFAIKENSAYAGFNIKNYFNFEFINQTINLADTNVNYLLSWTVLLIVLINLAILIYISFRYSIQVSCIYLVKQLLATSLLISFFLIFRIKIDNFIFDALLIISFINILSTTIDSSRINSEFKKDINTKNFIYKEEQIKDIFQTMITDSFLIQNINLLIGITILISSPFLLVSISFNAILALGGGIIIIWYLDLFIIPKIWSSLLIKKYQKKQKRIENNYWKTEKIAEQTFIGINDFSI, from the coding sequence ATGAATAAAAAAAATAAAGTAGCCCCTGCGATAAAATGAGTATTTAGTATTTTTATTCTTTTATTTATGATCTTAGCAATTATTTTTGGATCATTATTTTATTTAAGTCCTAACTTAAAGAAAAATAATCCAGTGAATGATGGTCATGTAAATTCAAGAATTCTTCTAAAAATTCAAAAAGATAATTACCAAACTAGTTCAAAAAGAGAGCTTGCTCCAAATAAAATTGCTGATATAGTTAAAGACTATTTGCAAGAAAAAGATGATAAATTAACATCAAATTTTGATGTTAATTTAGTGTCAAACGATCAAATTGAAGTTAAAAGTTTATTAGCAACAAATGAAAAGAAACAAGAACAGCTTATTAATACTTTGGTAAAAAAACCATATCTAACAATTACAGATCATACAGGAACACCACTTTTTTACAAAGGAAAATTTCAAGGTAATCTTGAAACAGTCCATGGATTAGATGAACTTATTAAAGAAGGTTCACAAAACTTTAATATGGACTTAGATGCTAACCCAGCAAGTGATAAAATTCCAGAAGGTTATGCAGATCGCATTCAAATTAAATTAAATAATCATGCATGGGATCAATTTACACATTTAGCATTTCATTATTATATTCGTTCACTTCAAAATCAAAACCAAGATTTTGAAGATCCTCAAAACAAAGTTTATTTTTGATTAAATCTTGATGAATTTGTTCAAAATGCAATGCAAAATGACAAAGAAAATTGGGATGCTGCACAAAAAAATCCAGTTAACTATGCATATGTTGGTCATAAACCTAAAGAAGAAATTGAAAAAGACAAAGATGGTAATGTTATCAAGAGTTTAAAACCTTTTTTAAAAAATTCTATTAACGCTCAAAAATATTTAATTTCATCAGCTTCTCCAATTTCTTTAATTTCATCCAAAAAAAGAGATTCAATCTTTTATTTAATTAATAATAGTCCAAATGGATACTCAAATAAGCAGTTAACATCCTTAATTAATTTTTCATACACTCCATTCATTTTGGAAAAAGAAAAAGCAGAATTTGGAAATAAAAATTCAATCCAATTTGATTCATATATTTTAGCAATCACAATTATATTCATAGCAATGTCTGCTTTTCTTGTGATCAAGCACCGTTTATTAGGTGTAATTTCAGTGGTTGCAATGGCATTTCTTTTATTCGTATTATTAACAATCATCACCGCATTCGGGGTTATAATCAATTCTTTAATTGCCTTGACAATAATTTTTATCTTAGTTGTTTTATTCAATTTGATTGCCAAAAAATTACAAATTTTTAACAAAGAAATTAAAGAAGGTTCAAATACAAATAAAGCAATTAATAAAGCAACAAAAAAATCACTTTTAACAGGATTAGACATACTTGCTGTTTTGGGAATTGGGGCAATAATATCCTTTTATTTAAACATAAATCATTCAGCAACAATCGGCGCAATTATTGGAATAAGTTGTTTATTAATAGCAATCATAATCATTGGTTTCAATACACTGATTCTAAGATCAACAATTCAAACTGAATTTTTTGAATTAAAAAGATATTTATTATTAAAAACTTCTTCGAAAGAGATGAAATGAACAAATAAAATCAATATTTTCTTCAAAGCAAAATTCTTTATTATTCCTTTAATATTAATTTTATTTGCTGCTTTAATAACTTATAGTGTTTTTGCAATCAAAGAAAATTCTGCATATGCTGGATTTAATATCAAAAATTATTTTAATTTTGAATTTATAAACCAAACAATTAATTTAGCAGATACAAATGTTAATTATTTATTAAGCTGAACAGTATTACTAATTGTCTTAATTAATTTAGCAATTTTAATTTATATTTCATTTAGATATTCAATTCAAGTAAGTTGCATTTATTTAGTCAAACAACTATTAGCAACTAGTTTACTAATTTCATTTTTCTTAATATTTAGAATTAAAATTGACAATTTTATTTTTGATGCTTTATTAATAATTTCATTTATTAATATTCTTAGCACAACTATTGATTCTTCAAGAATAAATTCTGAATTTAAAAAAGATATTAATACTAAAAACTTTATTTACAAAGAAGAACAAATTAAAGATATCTTTCAAACAATGATAACTGATTCATTCCTAATTCAAAATATTAATTTATTAATTGGAATCACAATCTTAATATCATCACCATTTTTATTAGTAAGTATATCTTTTAATGCAATTTTAGCGCTTGGTGGTGGAATAATTATCATATGATATTTAGATTTATTCATAATCCCAAAAATATGATCATCACTTCTAATTAAAAAATATCAAAAGAAACAAAAAAGAATTGAAAATAATTATTGAAAAACAGAAAAAATTGCAGAACAAACATTTATTGGAATCAATGATTTTTCAATCTAA
- the hisS gene encoding histidine--tRNA ligase, translating to MFNKLKGTKDIFGQEAKILNFIRQSFEKVSLRYNFEFIETPIIEDYNLFVRATGETSDIVTKEMYVFKDNGNRTISLRPEGTASVIRAFVENKINNLTNSKFYYFGPMFRYERPQKGRYRQFIQGGIELIEKKSVLANFEIIKLAHDFLKELKIDEFVLEINNLGSFETRNNYIAELKKYFLTYQNQLNEISKLRLEKNVLRILDDKDESEKDFVKNAPKLIDFLTNKEKHDFESLLNFLDKFKIKYTLNPYLVRGLDYYNDIVFEFVSTSKALGTKSTILGGGRYDGMIQSFGGPNIDSIGFAFGVDRIAEIIAFNFDKYKNLENDLEILIAYLNENEFNSILEIAYDLRQEFKVELINEKIDVTKLFKKNYQLKPKILIFKELNARGNEIKIKTMKKEVVFEYKNIDDFKKKIKELL from the coding sequence ATGTTCAATAAATTAAAGGGAACAAAAGATATTTTTGGTCAAGAAGCAAAAATTTTAAATTTTATTCGCCAAAGTTTTGAAAAAGTAAGTCTAAGATATAACTTTGAATTTATTGAAACACCAATTATTGAAGATTATAATCTTTTTGTTCGGGCAACTGGGGAAACTAGTGATATTGTTACAAAAGAAATGTATGTTTTTAAAGATAATGGTAATCGTACAATCAGTTTGCGTCCCGAAGGGACTGCTTCAGTAATTCGAGCTTTTGTTGAAAACAAAATTAATAATTTAACAAATTCAAAATTTTATTATTTTGGACCAATGTTTCGGTATGAAAGACCACAAAAAGGTCGTTATAGACAATTCATTCAAGGTGGTATTGAATTAATTGAAAAAAAATCTGTTTTAGCAAATTTTGAAATTATTAAACTTGCACATGATTTTTTGAAAGAATTAAAAATTGATGAGTTTGTTTTAGAAATTAATAATTTAGGATCATTTGAAACAAGAAATAATTACATTGCTGAATTAAAAAAATATTTCTTAACATATCAAAACCAATTGAATGAAATTTCAAAATTGCGTCTTGAAAAAAATGTGCTAAGAATTCTTGATGACAAAGATGAAAGTGAAAAAGATTTTGTCAAAAATGCACCAAAATTAATTGATTTTTTAACAAATAAAGAAAAGCATGATTTTGAATCATTACTTAATTTTTTAGATAAATTTAAAATTAAATACACATTAAATCCATATCTAGTTCGTGGTCTTGATTATTATAATGATATTGTTTTTGAATTTGTATCAACATCTAAAGCACTAGGAACAAAATCTACCATTTTGGGTGGGGGTAGATATGATGGTATGATTCAATCTTTTGGCGGACCAAATATTGACTCAATTGGATTTGCCTTTGGCGTTGATCGGATTGCTGAAATAATTGCATTTAATTTTGATAAATATAAAAATCTTGAAAATGATTTAGAAATTTTAATCGCTTATTTAAATGAAAATGAATTTAATTCAATTTTAGAAATTGCTTATGATTTACGGCAAGAATTTAAAGTTGAATTAATCAATGAAAAAATTGATGTTACAAAATTATTCAAAAAAAATTATCAATTAAAACCCAAAATCTTAATTTTTAAAGAATTAAATGCAAGGGGAAATGAGATTAAAATCAAAACAATGAAAAAAGAAGTTGTTTTTGAATATAAAAATATTGATGATTTTAAAAAGAAAATAAAGGAATTGCTATAA